The sequence GGCTTCACCCCACAGGTACCCGTGATGGACCATGCCGGGCCGGGATCGGCCACCGGGTCGGTGAGTGGTGCCATCCGGTCCTCGGCCTCCCACGGGTCCACGCTCATCTTCGCGGGGCTGTTCCCGGACCGGATCCCGGAAGGACGCCCGGTCCGGTGCACGATCCTGCGGGGTCCCGGCCGGCTGCGACTGGACCGGGTACCGGAGGGTGAGTGGTACCTACTCGCCCACTCCGTCGCCGGCGACGACCCGGAAGACGCCCTAGCCAAGCCAGAACCGGCCTGTGTCGGCAGCGTGGGCCCGCTGGTCGTGAGACGTGGTGTTGTCACCCACTCCCGCGATCTCCGACTGTCGCCGACCCGCTCGATCGACCCCCCGGTGCTGCTGGCCCTGCTCGACATTCGGCGCGCCGCGATGCACGGGCAGCACGGGCCGGAACTAGCCGGACTTGCCGCCTGAGTCCCAATGCGGGTAGGACACCGGCGGGTCCCGCACTGAACCCCGCCGGTGTCCTACCGCTTGACGCCCCATATGACCATGACGACGCGGGGTACCCCCCGACAGCGTTGCCGGCAGCTGGCCGGCACGCTGGTGGGCGGAGGCATCGGCCCCCGCCCACCAGTTGGCGACTCAGGACACCGGCTCGACCGTCATCGACAATCCGCCCCGTACCCGCAGCGAGAGCATCGGCTCAGCGACCACCGGCTGTCCCACCGGTGCCACGAGATCGAACTCCCGCGACACCATCGCCACCACGAATACCGCCTCCATCAGCCCCAGATGGTTGCCGACGCAAAATCGGGGGCCGGCACCGAAGGGCACGTAGGCGTACCGGGGCCGGTCCGTCGTCACCTCCGGGTCGAACCGCTCCGGGTCGAACCGCTCCGGCTCCGGCCAGAACGCCGGGTGCCGATGCAAGGTGTAGGGACAGATCAGTACATCCGCGCGGGCCGGTACCGGATACCCGTCCACCACATCCGCGTCGCGAGCGAGGCGGGAGAGCATCCACACCGGCGGGTAGAGGCGCATCGCCTCGCTGACCACCATCTTCGTGTACGTCAGTCGAGCTAGATCGGCGTACTCAGGCAGCCGGCCACCGAGGACGTCGATCGCCTCCTCGCGTAGCCGCACCCGTACCCGCGGATCCTGGTTGATGAGGTGGAAGGTCCAGCCGAGCGTACTCGCGGTGGTTTCATGTCCGGCCAGCAGCAACGTCACCAGCTCGTCGCGCATTCGCCGCCGGGCGACCCCCGGATCCGGCTCGTCCCGGGTGGAGGCGATCAGCCGAGACAGCGCGTCGTCCGCACCCGTCCCCTCGCCCCGGGCGGTGCGGTCCGCGACCAGTCGGCCGACGATCCGCTCGAGTTCCCGGCGAGCTCGGCGGAACCGCAGTTGCTGCGGCAGCGGCACCCACATCGGCACCATGCTCATCGACGCCATCTCGAACATGGCCTGGTTCTGCATCTCCTCGAACGCCGCCCCGACGGTGGTGAACGCGTCGAGATTGGCGTCGAGCAGCGTCCGCCCGAGGACACCGAGGGTGAGTGCGGTGAACTCGTCGGTCAGGTTCACCGGGCCACGACCCCGACGAGCCCGCAGCCGGGCGATCAACCGATCGGCCTCCTCGGCCACCGCATGGGCCTGGCCGGCGACCCGCTTCGCCTGGAACACCGGTTGGATCACCCGCCGCTGCTCGCGCCACAGCTCGCCCTCGCTGGTCAGGAGGCCGTCACCGAGCGCCCGACGGGCATGCACGAGCCCGAGCCCCTTGGTGTAGTTCCCGCTGTTGTCCGCCAGGACGTGCTTGGCGTGGTCGGGGTGGTTGAAGAAGTACAACGACCGGGAGCCGACACCAAGTCGTACGGCGTCGCCGTAACGGGCAGCGGAGGTCATCAGTCCCAGCCGGTCCTGGCCAAGCTGCCACAGCGATCGCAGGAGGGCGGCGCCGGTCGGACCGGAGAAGGTCCGACCGGCCGCCGCCACCGTCACGGTGCCACCCCGCTCGGTTCAGCCACGACACGCCGGAAGCGACCGCGCAGGAACAGCACGGGCTCGTCCTCGCCCCGCCGTTCGGCTGAGAGCAGCCGCCCAGTGAAGATGCTGTGGTCACCGCCGTCATACACCTGCCAGACGGCACACTCGAAGCGCGCCAACGCTCCGTCGATCAGCGGTGCCCCGGTCAGCTGTCCTGGCGTCCACCCCACCGATTCGAACTGGGCCGCGCCCAGGGGACGCCGACGGTCGGAGAAGTGCCGGGCTACCTTCTCCTGCTCTTCGGCGAGCACGGAGACACCGAAGACCCCGGTGGCGAGGAGCCGCTCATGCATCACGGCCGTACGGTCCACACAGACCAGTACCAACGGCGGCTCAAGGGATACTGACGTGAAGGAGTTGGCGGTCATCCCGTGCGGTAGCGGGTCACCGACCGACACCACCGTCACCCCAGTCGCGAAGGTCCCGAACGCCCCACGCAGGCCGTTC comes from Salinispora tropica CNB-440 and encodes:
- a CDS encoding helix-turn-helix domain-containing protein encodes the protein MSHTVEKVAERVIALMHDDLSRQLTIDDMARTAMFSKFHFSRIFQKATGVTPARFLAALRLQRAKHLLVSTSMTVADISIQVGYTSVGTFSYRFSRSVGLSPTTYRRLGGFTPQVPVMDHAGPGSATGSVSGAIRSSASHGSTLIFAGLFPDRIPEGRPVRCTILRGPGRLRLDRVPEGEWYLLAHSVAGDDPEDALAKPEPACVGSVGPLVVRRGVVTHSRDLRLSPTRSIDPPVLLALLDIRRAAMHGQHGPELAGLAA
- a CDS encoding flavin reductase family protein: MGIDQMTPVAATDLNGLRGAFGTFATGVTVVSVGDPLPHGMTANSFTSVSLEPPLVLVCVDRTAVMHERLLATGVFGVSVLAEEQEKVARHFSDRRRPLGAAQFESVGWTPGQLTGAPLIDGALARFECAVWQVYDGGDHSIFTGRLLSAERRGEDEPVLFLRGRFRRVVAEPSGVAP
- a CDS encoding cytochrome P450 → MTVAAAGRTFSGPTGAALLRSLWQLGQDRLGLMTSAARYGDAVRLGVGSRSLYFFNHPDHAKHVLADNSGNYTKGLGLVHARRALGDGLLTSEGELWREQRRVIQPVFQAKRVAGQAHAVAEEADRLIARLRARRGRGPVNLTDEFTALTLGVLGRTLLDANLDAFTTVGAAFEEMQNQAMFEMASMSMVPMWVPLPQQLRFRRARRELERIVGRLVADRTARGEGTGADDALSRLIASTRDEPDPGVARRRMRDELVTLLLAGHETTASTLGWTFHLINQDPRVRVRLREEAIDVLGGRLPEYADLARLTYTKMVVSEAMRLYPPVWMLSRLARDADVVDGYPVPARADVLICPYTLHRHPAFWPEPERFDPERFDPEVTTDRPRYAYVPFGAGPRFCVGNHLGLMEAVFVVAMVSREFDLVAPVGQPVVAEPMLSLRVRGGLSMTVEPVS